The proteins below are encoded in one region of Clostridium pasteurianum DSM 525 = ATCC 6013:
- a CDS encoding 3-keto-5-aminohexanoate cleavage protein: MEKLIITAAICGAEVTKEQNPDIPYSVEEIAREAESAYKAGASIIHLHVREEDGTPTQDIKVFKKCITAIKEKCNDVIIQLSTGGAVGMSDDERLDCINLKPEMASLDCGTLNFGLNDIFVNTEKTINYFAKKMKEFHVKPEIEVFDKSMIDTALRIYREGLLERPLQFNFVMGLRGGTSATLRDLSFMIGSIPEGSTYTVTGVGRAQFTMAAMAIAAGGNVRVGFEDNIYIDKGILAKSNGQMVEKVVNIAKHIGRPVATPKEAREILNIYR; the protein is encoded by the coding sequence ATGGAAAAATTGATTATTACTGCAGCTATATGCGGTGCAGAAGTAACAAAAGAGCAAAATCCTGATATACCTTATTCTGTTGAAGAAATTGCAAGGGAAGCTGAAAGTGCATATAAAGCTGGTGCCAGTATAATTCATCTCCACGTAAGGGAAGAAGATGGTACCCCTACACAAGATATAAAAGTATTTAAAAAATGTATTACAGCCATTAAGGAAAAATGTAATGATGTAATAATTCAGTTATCTACCGGTGGGGCAGTCGGTATGAGTGATGATGAAAGATTAGATTGCATTAATTTAAAACCAGAAATGGCAAGTTTAGACTGTGGTACTTTAAACTTTGGGTTAAATGATATATTTGTAAATACAGAAAAAACTATAAACTATTTCGCAAAAAAAATGAAAGAGTTTCATGTAAAACCAGAGATAGAAGTATTTGATAAGAGTATGATAGATACGGCCCTTAGAATTTATAGAGAAGGTCTATTAGAAAGACCTCTTCAATTTAATTTTGTAATGGGACTTAGAGGAGGAACAAGTGCAACTTTAAGGGATCTATCCTTTATGATTGGAAGTATACCTGAGGGATCAACTTATACTGTAACAGGTGTGGGGAGAGCACAATTTACTATGGCAGCTATGGCTATAGCAGCAGGGGGCAATGTAAGAGTTGGATTTGAAGACAATATTTATATTGACAAGGGCATACTTGCTAAATCAAATGGGCAGATGGTTGAAAAGGTAGTTAATATTGCAAAACATATAGGAAGACCAGTTGCTACTCCAAAGGAAGCAAGAGAAATTTTAAATATATACAGATAA
- a CDS encoding hotdog domain-containing protein — MYESVIRLRMGNNDAHYGGNLVDGAKILALFGDVATELLIKHDGDEGLFKAYESVEFIAPVYAGDYIEVVGSITKVGNTSRKMSFEARKVISQRTDINDSAADFLENAIVVCKAVGVCVVPKDKQRRAK, encoded by the coding sequence ATGTATGAATCAGTTATAAGACTTAGGATGGGCAATAATGACGCACATTATGGTGGAAATCTGGTAGATGGTGCTAAAATACTTGCTTTATTTGGTGATGTGGCGACGGAACTTTTAATAAAGCATGATGGAGATGAGGGCCTATTTAAAGCTTATGAAAGTGTAGAATTTATTGCTCCAGTTTATGCCGGGGATTATATAGAGGTTGTTGGAAGTATTACTAAAGTAGGTAACACATCACGAAAAATGAGTTTTGAAGCCAGAAAAGTAATATCTCAAAGAACAGATATCAATGATTCAGCAGCGGATTTTCTTGAAAATGCCATTGTTGTCTGTAAAGCTGTTGGGGTATGTGTAGTACCAAAAGATAAGCAGAGAAGAGCTAAATAA
- a CDS encoding FAD-dependent oxidoreductase: MKIVIVGGGWSGCAAAVCAKKGGAEVTLLERTDMLLGTGLVGGIMRNNGRYTATEELIAMGGGEIFKIVDDNSKHKNIEFPGHSHANLYDIGKTPAAVLSYLKEIGVNVVFEARMTKANMEDNSIVSVEDAKGNVYEADVFIDTTGTAGPMNNCTKYGNGCAMCILRCPSFGGRVSLTGLTGIKEYVGKKANGSVGAMSGSCKLYKESLSSEIVEELNTKGVAVIPIPEELIEDHLDIKACQQYALKEFKKNVILLDTGHAKLMTPYYELAKLRMIPGFENARYEDPYAGGKGNSMRYFAMAPRDNKLKVEGVNNLFCAGEKAGLLVGHTEAIVTGTLAAYNSVKFYKGEEQLEIPRQLAIGEAIAYVKEQMETEEGLSKKYTFSGSVLFDRMKELGLYTINNSDIKNKVEELQLKDIFSYKTEVPSELNLQGAK; the protein is encoded by the coding sequence ATGAAAATAGTTATTGTTGGTGGAGGCTGGTCTGGATGTGCAGCAGCTGTATGTGCAAAAAAAGGTGGAGCAGAAGTTACACTACTTGAAAGAACTGATATGCTTTTAGGAACAGGCTTAGTTGGTGGAATAATGAGAAATAATGGACGTTATACTGCCACTGAAGAATTAATTGCCATGGGCGGAGGAGAAATATTTAAGATTGTAGATGATAATTCAAAACATAAGAATATAGAATTCCCAGGACATAGTCATGCCAACTTATATGACATAGGAAAAACTCCTGCAGCTGTATTAAGTTATCTTAAAGAAATTGGTGTAAATGTAGTTTTTGAAGCAAGAATGACAAAAGCTAATATGGAGGATAATTCTATAGTCAGCGTTGAAGATGCAAAAGGTAATGTCTATGAGGCTGATGTATTTATAGATACAACAGGAACAGCAGGACCTATGAATAATTGTACTAAATATGGTAATGGATGTGCTATGTGTATATTAAGATGTCCAAGCTTTGGAGGAAGAGTAAGTTTGACAGGACTTACTGGCATAAAAGAATATGTTGGTAAAAAGGCAAATGGTTCTGTAGGAGCTATGAGTGGTTCATGCAAATTATATAAAGAATCTTTGTCATCTGAAATAGTTGAAGAGTTGAACACAAAAGGTGTAGCTGTAATACCTATACCAGAAGAACTTATAGAGGATCATTTAGATATAAAAGCTTGTCAACAATATGCTTTAAAAGAATTTAAGAAAAATGTAATTCTTTTAGATACAGGACATGCAAAATTAATGACACCTTATTATGAGCTTGCAAAATTAAGAATGATACCTGGTTTTGAAAATGCAAGATATGAAGATCCATATGCTGGTGGAAAAGGTAATTCTATGAGATATTTTGCTATGGCACCAAGAGATAATAAGCTTAAGGTAGAAGGGGTAAATAATCTATTCTGCGCTGGTGAAAAAGCTGGACTTTTAGTTGGACATACTGAAGCAATAGTTACAGGAACTCTAGCTGCATATAACAGCGTTAAATTCTATAAGGGAGAAGAACAACTGGAAATTCCAAGACAATTAGCTATAGGAGAAGCAATTGCATATGTAAAAGAACAAATGGAAACAGAAGAAGGATTATCTAAGAAATATACTTTTTCAGGATCAGTACTTTTCGATAGAATGAAAGAATTAGGATTATATACTATAAATAATTCTGATATTAAAAATAAAGTTGAAGAACTACAATTAAAAGATATTTTCTCTTATAAGACTGAAGTACCAAGTGAATTAAATCTGCAGGGAGCAAAATAA
- a CDS encoding pyridoxal phosphate-dependent aminotransferase — protein MENIIARDIESIEISGIRKFFNALQNYPDALSFVFGEPDFPVPEKIKTAVSEALDLGKTGYTSNAGIPELREEICKYLLEKNIKYSPDETALTVGCAEGLLCAFKAVINSGDKVLIPNPGFPSYKSLLKLCGADPIYYEFNDDFSINIEDLEYKLKIHKPKAIVLCFPSNPTGAILSKNDRESLYEIIKNNNIIAISDEIYCELCFDEYYTPIQHEDIKDKFILVSGFSKMFSMTGLRVGYVCASEQIIKAVLKVHSYNCSCAPSICQWGALTGMKECRQDAIDMKNEFIRRRNYVYDRLVKMGLDVEMPKGAFYIFPSIKKFGIKSNEFCLRLLDEAGVAVVPGDAFGDKGEGYMRISYSDNLDNLKKGLDRIEKFIKINFELVNASINAEK, from the coding sequence ATGGAAAATATTATTGCAAGAGATATTGAAAGTATTGAAATATCAGGAATAAGAAAGTTTTTTAATGCCCTGCAAAACTATCCAGATGCCTTATCATTTGTTTTTGGTGAACCAGACTTTCCAGTACCTGAAAAAATTAAAACCGCAGTATCAGAGGCCCTTGATTTAGGAAAAACAGGGTATACTTCTAATGCCGGAATACCTGAATTGCGAGAAGAAATCTGCAAGTATCTACTAGAAAAGAATATAAAATACTCACCTGATGAGACAGCTTTAACTGTTGGCTGTGCCGAAGGTCTATTATGTGCTTTTAAAGCTGTTATCAATTCTGGTGACAAAGTTCTTATACCAAATCCCGGCTTTCCTTCTTATAAATCACTTTTAAAATTGTGTGGTGCAGATCCAATTTACTATGAATTCAACGATGACTTTTCCATTAATATAGAGGATCTAGAATACAAATTAAAAATACATAAGCCTAAAGCCATTGTATTATGTTTTCCTTCAAATCCAACCGGAGCTATACTAAGTAAAAATGACAGGGAAAGTTTATATGAAATAATAAAAAACAATAACATTATAGCTATAAGTGATGAAATCTATTGTGAACTCTGTTTTGATGAATACTATACTCCTATACAACATGAGGATATTAAAGATAAATTTATTTTAGTAAGTGGTTTTTCAAAAATGTTCTCCATGACTGGTTTACGTGTAGGATATGTTTGTGCCAGTGAACAAATTATAAAGGCTGTGCTAAAAGTTCATTCTTACAACTGTTCCTGTGCCCCTTCAATATGCCAATGGGGAGCCCTTACTGGGATGAAAGAGTGCAGACAGGATGCAATTGACATGAAAAATGAATTTATTAGAAGAAGAAATTATGTATATGACAGGCTTGTAAAAATGGGTCTTGATGTTGAAATGCCAAAGGGTGCTTTTTATATCTTCCCTTCTATAAAGAAATTTGGAATAAAGAGTAACGAATTTTGTTTAAGGCTTTTAGATGAAGCTGGAGTAGCTGTTGTTCCTGGAGATGCCTTTGGAGATAAAGGGGAAGGATACATGAGAATTTCCTATTCTGACAATCTAGATAATCTAAAAAAAGGATTGGATAGAATTGAAAAATTCATAAAAATTAATTTTGAACTTGTCAATGCGAGTATTAACGCAGAAAAATAA
- a CDS encoding hydroxyacid dehydrogenase, with protein sequence MSYKVLLTEDINKAGKDFLIEQGYEIKICSDIKEETLIREVEGCDAILTRNGHITEKVMRAGKKLKVVSMHGVGVDVIDVEAATRLGIQVTNSPESNKNSVAEYTIGLVLSLSKIYRIYDKELRKGNFQIRQTFGMDLEGKVLGIIGMGNIGNLVAQKASQGFGMKVIGYKRNIKNVTAMENVELTEDMDYVLKNSDFVSLHIPLTDKTKKLIGKREIGLMKDGSFLINTARGEVVDTEALVEALTGNKLAGAAIDVFEGEVPSKDNPLLKLENVIVTPHTAAFTNETLKRMALHSTLGIHEVLMGEAPTWPVNTIKDNDLDCISV encoded by the coding sequence ATGAGTTATAAAGTTTTACTTACTGAAGATATTAATAAAGCAGGAAAAGATTTTCTTATAGAACAAGGATATGAAATAAAAATTTGTTCCGACATAAAAGAAGAAACATTAATAAGAGAAGTTGAAGGTTGTGATGCTATACTAACTCGTAATGGTCATATCACAGAAAAAGTTATGAGAGCTGGTAAAAAACTTAAGGTTGTATCAATGCATGGAGTAGGTGTAGATGTTATAGATGTAGAAGCTGCTACAAGACTTGGCATCCAAGTTACCAACTCACCTGAGTCAAATAAAAATTCAGTAGCTGAGTATACAATAGGTTTGGTACTTTCTCTAAGTAAAATATACAGAATATATGACAAAGAATTGAGAAAGGGAAATTTCCAAATAAGACAAACTTTTGGAATGGACCTTGAAGGTAAAGTTCTTGGAATAATCGGTATGGGTAATATCGGAAATCTAGTTGCTCAAAAAGCTTCTCAAGGATTTGGAATGAAAGTTATAGGTTACAAGAGAAATATTAAAAATGTAACAGCAATGGAAAATGTAGAACTTACTGAAGATATGGATTATGTACTTAAAAATTCTGACTTTGTAAGCTTACATATTCCTCTTACAGATAAGACAAAAAAATTAATTGGTAAAAGAGAAATAGGTCTTATGAAAGATGGATCTTTCCTTATAAATACTGCTCGTGGAGAAGTTGTGGATACGGAAGCTCTTGTAGAAGCTCTTACAGGAAACAAACTTGCTGGAGCTGCAATAGATGTATTTGAAGGTGAAGTTCCTTCTAAGGATAATCCCCTTCTTAAACTTGAAAATGTAATTGTGACTCCACACACTGCTGCTTTTACAAATGAAACTCTTAAAAGAATGGCTCTTCATTCAACACTAGGCATACATGAAGTCTTAATGGGTGAGGCACCAACATGGCCTGTAAATACTATTAAAGACAATGATTTAGATTGTATTTCTGTATAA
- a CDS encoding AEC family transporter: MLLTSIGNVLSIAIMIIIGYVLAYKKWFNKNSTDLLVKLVIKISLPPLLFSIMLENFDRNELIHSFKGLSIPLLSIFILFLIGTAVAKILNVQKNREGLFTSCFFNSNTIFMGLPINLALFGEKSIPYVLLYYVANTIFFWTLGVYEISKDGTEEKSRFFSMKTIKKILSPPLIGYLISLVFIIFGIKLPDSLMSTCKYLGNLSTPLSMIFIGITIYSVDKSAFKLCKEMIAIFFGRFILSPVLIFILCLFMPIPSLMRSVFVIQAAMPVMTNSSIIAKSYNADHSFAAVIITVTTIASIFVIPIYMVVLSKI; the protein is encoded by the coding sequence ATGCTGCTTACATCTATAGGAAATGTATTAAGTATAGCCATAATGATTATTATTGGCTATGTACTGGCATATAAAAAGTGGTTTAATAAAAATTCTACAGATTTACTAGTAAAGCTTGTAATTAAAATATCATTACCTCCATTGCTTTTTAGTATAATGTTAGAGAATTTTGACAGAAATGAACTTATACATTCTTTTAAAGGACTCAGTATACCCTTATTATCAATATTTATCTTATTTTTAATAGGTACAGCTGTAGCCAAAATATTAAATGTACAAAAAAATAGAGAAGGTCTTTTTACTTCCTGCTTTTTTAATTCCAATACAATATTTATGGGATTGCCTATTAATCTGGCTCTCTTTGGAGAAAAAAGTATACCCTATGTTCTCTTATACTATGTAGCTAATACAATATTTTTTTGGACACTAGGTGTGTATGAAATAAGTAAAGATGGTACTGAAGAAAAATCCAGATTTTTTTCTATGAAGACCATAAAAAAAATATTATCTCCCCCTCTTATAGGCTATCTCATAAGTCTTGTTTTTATTATTTTCGGAATTAAATTACCAGATTCTTTAATGAGTACTTGCAAATACTTAGGTAATCTTTCTACACCACTATCTATGATATTTATAGGTATAACTATTTACTCTGTGGATAAAAGTGCATTCAAACTTTGTAAAGAAATGATAGCTATATTCTTCGGTAGATTTATTCTATCTCCTGTTCTTATTTTTATATTATGCTTGTTTATGCCAATACCCTCTCTTATGAGAAGTGTTTTTGTAATACAAGCTGCTATGCCTGTAATGACAAACTCCTCTATAATAGCAAAGTCTTACAATGCAGATCATTCCTTTGCTGCAGTTATAATAACAGTAACTACAATTGCATCTATATTTGTAATTCCAATCTATATGGTAGTACTAAGCAAAATTTAA
- a CDS encoding cold-shock protein produces the protein MNGTVKWFNAQKGFGFITGEDGKDVFAHFSQINADGYKSLEEGQNVSYNVVEGPKGPQAENITVL, from the coding sequence ATGAACGGTACAGTTAAATGGTTCAATGCACAAAAAGGATTTGGATTTATTACAGGAGAAGATGGAAAAGATGTTTTCGCACATTTTTCACAGATAAATGCAGATGGATACAAATCTCTTGAAGAAGGTCAAAATGTTTCTTACAACGTAGTTGAAGGACCAAAAGGACCTCAAGCTGAAAATATCACTGTTCTATAA
- a CDS encoding DEAD/DEAH box helicase: protein MDKNLLMQIFNEQITGKNHSKGLRIVDNDLVSSIEFDSEGEIVYIKGKVISENLFSEYKTSIEMDAVNNIIVSTYCSCKDYENNEHRQNYCCKHLMATFYKSINKLIEQPLLNSSKTEALFEHNKNIVDTDTLDILLGKDRDKCEVKIEVYINRNQWDHSISAEFKIGTSSMSSNNLYVLKDINQFLMAIYNGIPVTYGKNFTLNMHENKLGMKNRKLVDFIQTLLSIDGSSNYFRRVKKSNIEGKYIHIPDYLLRNFFHTIKNHRVYLNTGFLYRSFETEILETPPPIEFDLRIVKGEYVLKLLGDAPLVLGNKENIFLYGTSIYMPNYEYCIKINPYINVFKTSKIVKLPISREEIILRDLIPNLDFLAEDITLSKSIRDKIVKEKCEPKFYFDKDGKDIIVTLKVKYGAFEFNIFEDCTEKIIYRDSKKESQALGMLRGLGFEEINNKFYILWGDDYIFRFFKSEVNRLQTLGEVFYSENFKGIKSINSKNISAHIKTGKYNYFEMDFNLGDIPAGETAIILRAFRDNLKYYKLKSGEYLDLEELEIRKFLKLLDSVSPINIKKNHIEIPKNKGLYIDEYMEKNKIRYIKGKAELKKIRNKFGKIDSLSFKEPENLQGSLREYQKIGYNWFRTLDYLGFGGILGDEMGLGKTFQSITFLLSNPGKKSLIVVPTSLVYNWAHEFERFAPTMNIAVANGSKKEREGIIKNIDKYDVIITTYNLLKRDFQLYRSIEFDYCLLDEAQNIKNSHSQNALTVKKVKAKSRFALSGTPMENSVMELWSVFDFIMPGYLYDEKRFSVRYYKKIKEEPEVIEDLNRLIKPFILRRRKKDVIKELPDKIEKTMMINLEDKQKKVYGTYAKHAVELIKKKVQDEEFKNSKIEILAYITKLRQICLDPSVVMEDYNGSSAKIEALSDLLTQSIEEGHRILVFSQFTSVLKNIAKRIELEKIDYSYLDGSVSSKNRMSLVESFNRGKNSVFLISLKAGGTGLNLTSADVVIHFDPWWNPAVEQQATDRAHRIGQKNVVEVIKLVAKGTIEEKIIELQEEKKKLIDSLLGDEVFSGDGIADLTEDEIVNLFK from the coding sequence ATGGATAAAAACTTATTGATGCAAATATTCAATGAACAGATTACCGGAAAGAATCATTCTAAAGGTTTAAGAATTGTGGATAATGACTTAGTTTCTTCCATAGAATTTGACAGTGAGGGAGAAATTGTCTACATAAAGGGGAAAGTAATTTCAGAAAATCTTTTTAGTGAATATAAAACCAGTATTGAAATGGATGCTGTAAATAATATTATAGTATCCACTTATTGCAGCTGCAAGGATTATGAAAACAATGAGCATAGACAAAATTATTGTTGTAAACATCTAATGGCTACTTTTTATAAATCAATAAATAAACTCATAGAGCAGCCTCTTTTAAATTCATCAAAAACTGAAGCCTTATTTGAGCATAATAAAAATATTGTAGATACAGATACCTTGGATATACTTTTAGGCAAGGATAGAGATAAATGTGAAGTAAAAATAGAGGTCTATATAAATAGAAATCAATGGGACCATAGTATTTCAGCAGAATTTAAAATAGGAACTAGTTCTATGAGTTCAAATAATCTCTATGTATTAAAAGACATAAATCAGTTTCTTATGGCAATATATAATGGGATTCCTGTAACCTACGGTAAAAATTTTACGTTGAATATGCATGAAAATAAACTTGGTATGAAGAATAGAAAACTTGTGGATTTTATTCAGACTCTTTTAAGTATAGATGGATCTTCAAACTATTTTAGAAGAGTAAAAAAGTCAAATATAGAGGGGAAATACATACATATACCAGATTATTTATTGAGGAATTTTTTTCATACAATAAAAAATCATAGGGTTTATCTAAATACAGGTTTTTTATATAGAAGTTTTGAAACGGAAATATTGGAAACCCCTCCACCTATTGAATTTGATTTAAGAATAGTAAAGGGAGAATATGTGCTTAAATTACTAGGGGATGCTCCCCTGGTATTGGGAAACAAGGAAAATATATTTTTATATGGAACAAGTATATATATGCCAAATTATGAGTATTGCATTAAAATAAATCCTTACATTAATGTATTTAAAACCAGTAAAATAGTTAAATTACCAATTTCACGGGAAGAGATCATATTAAGAGATCTGATCCCCAATTTAGATTTTTTAGCAGAGGATATCACCTTATCTAAATCTATAAGAGATAAAATAGTGAAGGAAAAATGTGAACCTAAATTTTATTTTGATAAAGATGGAAAAGATATTATTGTAACATTAAAGGTTAAATATGGAGCTTTTGAATTTAACATATTTGAAGATTGTACAGAAAAAATCATATATAGAGACTCAAAGAAAGAATCACAGGCTTTAGGGATGCTCAGAGGTCTCGGTTTTGAAGAAATAAACAATAAGTTTTACATACTTTGGGGAGATGACTATATTTTTCGATTCTTTAAAAGTGAAGTGAATAGACTTCAAACTTTAGGAGAGGTATTTTATTCTGAAAACTTTAAAGGTATTAAGTCAATTAATTCAAAGAATATAAGTGCACATATAAAAACGGGAAAGTACAATTATTTTGAAATGGACTTTAATCTAGGAGATATACCTGCCGGTGAAACGGCAATTATACTGAGAGCCTTTAGAGATAATCTAAAATACTATAAGCTTAAAAGTGGAGAATACCTTGATTTAGAGGAATTGGAAATTAGAAAATTTTTAAAGCTTTTGGATTCTGTGTCACCGATAAACATAAAGAAAAATCACATTGAAATTCCCAAAAATAAGGGCCTTTATATAGATGAATACATGGAAAAAAATAAAATCAGGTATATTAAGGGTAAAGCTGAACTTAAAAAGATAAGGAATAAGTTCGGTAAAATAGATAGTCTTAGTTTTAAGGAACCAGAAAATTTACAGGGAAGTCTAAGAGAGTATCAAAAAATAGGGTATAACTGGTTTAGGACTTTAGACTATTTGGGATTTGGCGGAATACTTGGAGATGAAATGGGACTGGGTAAAACCTTTCAATCCATTACTTTTTTATTGTCAAACCCAGGGAAAAAATCATTGATTGTGGTGCCCACTTCTCTAGTATATAATTGGGCACATGAATTTGAAAGATTTGCTCCAACTATGAACATAGCGGTAGCTAACGGATCAAAAAAAGAAAGAGAAGGAATAATTAAAAATATAGATAAGTATGATGTTATTATAACTACTTATAATCTCTTAAAAAGAGATTTCCAATTGTATAGATCCATAGAATTTGATTATTGCTTGTTAGATGAGGCTCAAAATATAAAGAATTCACATTCTCAAAATGCATTAACTGTAAAAAAAGTAAAAGCTAAAAGTAGATTTGCATTATCAGGAACTCCTATGGAAAACTCTGTCATGGAACTTTGGTCTGTATTTGATTTTATAATGCCAGGCTATCTTTATGATGAAAAGAGGTTTAGTGTAAGGTATTATAAAAAAATTAAAGAAGAACCAGAAGTTATTGAGGATTTAAATAGACTTATAAAACCTTTTATTTTAAGACGAAGGAAAAAAGATGTAATAAAGGAATTACCAGATAAAATAGAAAAGACTATGATGATTAATTTAGAAGATAAACAGAAAAAAGTCTATGGAACTTATGCAAAGCATGCAGTGGAGTTAATTAAAAAGAAAGTTCAAGATGAGGAATTTAAGAACAGTAAAATAGAAATTTTGGCATATATAACTAAATTAAGACAGATATGCCTTGATCCATCTGTAGTAATGGAAGATTACAATGGAAGTAGTGCTAAAATAGAAGCACTGTCAGATTTATTAACTCAGAGTATTGAAGAAGGTCATAGAATACTTGTATTCTCACAGTTTACCTCCGTTCTTAAAAATATAGCAAAGAGAATAGAATTGGAGAAAATAGATTATAGCTATCTAGATGGATCTGTATCTTCAAAAAATAGAATGAGTCTTGTGGAAAGCTTTAATAGAGGAAAAAATTCAGTATTCCTTATAAGTTTAAAAGCTGGTGGTACAGGATTAAATTTAACATCAGCAGATGTAGTAATTCATTTCGATCCCTGGTGGAATCCTGCGGTAGAGCAGCAGGCTACAGATAGAGCTCATAGAATAGGACAGAAAAATGTAGTGGAAGTAATAAAGCTAGTGGCTAAGGGAACTATAGAGGAAAAAATTATAGAGCTGCAAGAAGAAAAGAAGAAGCTCATAGACAGTTTACTTGGAGATGAAGTTTTTAGTGGAGATGGAATTGCAGATTTAACTGAAGATGAAATAGTAAACTTATTTAAATAA
- a CDS encoding HAD family hydrolase, whose product MNRNMIFFDIDGTIITEGTHICPKSTENSIKKARENGHLVFINTGRTFFNVTEDIRSIGFDGYVCGCGTYINYNDKELLYKSLEREKCIEIVQKLREYRVNALCEGLNDVFFDNRRPSIGHLARIKAQFGAQGFDVSKSWDDPEISFDKFVVWKEESSDFEKFYSYIIEEFDYIDRGNNFGEVVPKGYSKATGIKFLQEYFDIPLENCYAIGDSTNDLPMLEYVPNSVAMGNSTPILFDSVDFVTKHIEEDGIEHALKHYGII is encoded by the coding sequence ATGAATAGGAATATGATATTTTTTGATATTGATGGAACTATAATAACCGAAGGAACACACATTTGTCCTAAGAGTACAGAAAATTCAATAAAGAAGGCTCGTGAAAATGGTCATCTGGTTTTTATTAATACTGGTAGAACTTTTTTCAATGTAACTGAGGATATACGCAGCATTGGCTTCGACGGCTATGTTTGCGGTTGTGGAACTTACATAAATTATAATGATAAAGAACTTTTGTATAAATCTTTAGAAAGAGAAAAGTGTATTGAAATAGTACAAAAACTTCGAGAATATAGAGTTAATGCACTCTGTGAAGGATTAAATGATGTTTTCTTCGATAATAGAAGACCAAGTATAGGTCATCTTGCAAGGATAAAAGCACAATTTGGAGCTCAAGGATTTGATGTGTCAAAATCTTGGGATGATCCAGAAATAAGTTTTGATAAATTTGTTGTTTGGAAAGAAGAAAGTAGTGATTTTGAAAAATTTTATTCTTATATTATAGAAGAATTTGATTACATTGATAGAGGTAATAATTTTGGAGAGGTAGTACCTAAAGGATATTCAAAGGCAACTGGAATTAAGTTTCTGCAGGAATATTTTGATATACCTTTAGAAAATTGTTATGCTATTGGCGATAGTACTAATGATTTGCCAATGCTTGAATATGTTCCTAATAGTGTTGCTATGGGAAACAGCACACCTATCTTATTTGATTCCGTAGATTTCGTTACAAAGCATATAGAAGAAGATGGAATTGAACATGCATTAAAGCACTATGGGATTATATAG
- a CDS encoding carbohydrate ABC transporter permease — MKSIKTMGNKKKIKNYIIYIVLGLGAIYTLFPLLFLFINSFKGQSQIVSSPLSLPKNWSLVYIKNAFEQIHLFSSLGYTILITVLAVGLIVIVSSFTAWIMVRSKSKLSNILFLIFTGAMLIPFQSLMYPLISFMDALHLKNIGGLIIMYGGFGLSLSVFLYHGFLKSVPASLEEAAIIDGANVFQVFFKVIFPLVKPTTVTVIILNAVWIWNDYLLPFLVLGNSGKKTLTLSLYYAKNLSGQYGNPWELVFPSVFIVIIPIIILFLFLQKYIIAGVADGAEKG, encoded by the coding sequence ATGAAATCTATAAAAACCATGGGGAATAAGAAAAAAATTAAAAATTATATTATTTATATAGTTTTAGGCTTAGGAGCTATTTATACACTCTTTCCGTTATTGTTCCTATTTATTAATTCATTTAAAGGACAATCGCAGATTGTAAGTTCACCTCTTTCTTTACCTAAAAACTGGAGCCTTGTCTATATTAAAAATGCTTTTGAACAAATTCATTTATTTAGTAGTCTGGGTTATACAATATTAATAACAGTGTTAGCTGTAGGGTTAATAGTAATAGTGTCATCTTTTACTGCATGGATAATGGTGAGAAGTAAATCTAAACTCAGCAATATTTTATTCCTTATTTTTACAGGAGCCATGTTAATACCTTTTCAATCTTTAATGTATCCATTGATTAGTTTTATGGATGCCTTGCATTTAAAGAATATAGGTGGTTTAATCATAATGTATGGTGGCTTTGGTTTAAGTCTTTCTGTGTTTTTATATCATGGATTTTTAAAAAGTGTACCTGCATCCTTAGAGGAAGCTGCAATAATTGATGGAGCGAATGTGTTTCAGGTGTTCTTTAAAGTTATATTTCCATTAGTGAAACCAACCACTGTAACTGTAATAATATTAAATGCAGTATGGATCTGGAATGATTATTTGTTACCATTTTTAGTTCTTGGAAATTCGGGGAAAAAGACGTTAACTTTGTCTTTATATTATGCTAAAAATCTTTCAGGTCAATACGGAAATCCCTGGGAGTTAGTCTTCCCATCAGTGTTCATTGTTATTATACCAATAATTATTCTATTCCTGTTTCTTCAGAAATATATTATAGCTGGAGTTGCAGATGGAGCAGAGAAAGGCTAA